The following DNA comes from Mucisphaera calidilacus.
CGCGGAACGTCCACGGGCTCGACTCCGGCTGCGTCTGCATCGCCGGGCCGCGGTGCGAGCCGTCCTGACTCGGGTCAGGCGGCAGCTGACGAAGCGTCCCCTCCACCGGGTCCGGCTCATCATCAGGCAGCGGCATCGTCGGCGGCGCGGTCAGCGTGTCGCCCTCCGGAACCGCCAGCGTCCCCCCCGACCACTGCATCGCCTTCGCAGGCTCAAAACCCGCCTGCTTCGCCTGCGACATGATGTAGCGGAACTTCAACGCCACCATCCCGTCGTACGTCGCGATCAGCTTGCAGAAATCAAAACCCGTCCGGCCATCCAGAAAACCCAGCCGGAAGAAAAACATGTAAATGAAACGCCACAGCCACGGGAAAGGCATCCGGTGCATCATGTTCCGCTTGAGCCACCGACGACGACGCGTCTCGTCCGTCAGGTTCGCCTGATCGTCCGACGCGTGCGTGATGTACTCGTGAAACAGCTGCTGTGCCTCCAGCGTCGAATAACGGTTGTGCTTCGCGATGAAGTGCTCGAGACCACGCCGGTCGTTGTGCAGCATCGGCTCGTTGATGTAACCCACCGGGTCGTCCACCACCATGTGCTCGTGAACCGCTCGATCCTCGTAAAACGCGCGACCACGCTTGAGCAGACGCATGTTCCAGCTCGGGAAATATCCGCAGTGACGGATCGGCTTGTCCATGAAGTACGTCACGCGGTTGATGAAATAACCGTTCTCCGCCACCCGACCCGTCGGCTGACGCGCCACCTCCAGGATCCGGTCACGCAGCTTCTCCGTGATCACCTCGTCCGCGTCCAGAATCAGAATCCAGTCCGAAACAAAAGGCAGCGACCGAAGACCCCAGTTCTTCTGACGGGCGTAACCCTCCCAGTCATGATGAACCAGCTCCGCACCCATCTCCGTCGCGATCTCCTGCGTGCCGTCCGTCGAACCCGAATCAACCACGAACACACGACTCGCCCACGAACGGACCGATCCGATGCAGTGCGGCAGGTTGAGCGACTCGTTGTACGTGATGATCATCACGTCGATCATGGCGTTCTCACTCGTGCAGGACGCGTGGATGATACGCGAGACCCCACAAGGGTAACTTCGACAGGTCCTTTGACCCGATGAACAACACCATGGACGAATCTGGCCCTGAATCTCGTTCTGAGTCCGATCACAACGAGACAACGAACCTCTGCCAGCGACTCGACCGCACCCAGCCCTACCCCTACCCAAGATCCGCCTACCTCGCACGCACGCTCTGGCAACTCGTCCAGACCCTCCTCATTCGACCCAGCCCCCCCCGCTGCTACGCCTGGCGACGATTCTGGCTCAGACGCTTCGGCGCCACCATCCCCGCCACCGCCGGCACAAGACCCTCCACCACCATCATGCACCCCTGGCTGCTCGAACTCGGCGAATACACGCTCCTGGGCGACCGCGTCCGTGTCTACAACCTCGGCAAAATCACCCTCGGCAGCCACACCGTCGTCTCGCAGGACGCACACCTCTGCGCCGGAACCCACGACTACCAGACACCCGAACTGCCCCTCATCCGAAGCACCATCACCATCGGCTCAGGCGTATGGGTCTGCGCCGACGCCTTTATCGGACCCGGCGTCACCGTCCACGACAACGCCGTCGTCGGAGCCAGAGCCGTCGTCACCGAAGACGTCCCCCACGCCGCCATCGTCGCCGGCAACCGCGCCAAAGTCATCCGACAACGAACCATGCACCCCTGAACCCACAAAAAAAGGGCGAGCCCCGAAGGGCCCGCCCGTCATCAGGAGGACAGCCTCACGTGCCCCTTACAGCGCATCGTTGTCCGACTCACCCGTGCGGATCCGCACGACCTTGTCCAGGGCGTAAACAAAAATCTTGCCGTCGCCCACATTCCCCGAACGCGACGACGAGGTGATCGCCTCGATCGCCTTGTCCACGTCCTCTTCCTTCACCGCCACCTTCAGCATGACCTTGGGCACAAAACCCACGTCCATCCGACCGCCGCGGTAACGCTCGGTGTGACCCTTCTGCTTGCCAAACCCCTTGCACTCAAGGGCCGTGGCGCCATAAATCCCGAGCTCGGCTAGCTTCGACGTGATCACAGGCAGCGCCGAGGGCCTGATCACGGATTCGATCATTCGCATCGTTGTTATCTCCTAGTCTCTGCGGGAGGGGCCGTGGCCGCTCAACCCGCCATGTCTCATGGTTACAAACAACAGACTCCGCAGAGCCTGACGATCCGGGAATCAGATCTCCCGGGCGTGGTAGCTCTTGATGTAGGTGAACTGGAAGTCCGGGTACGCCGACATGTCGTGCTCGCCGAGGTCCAGACCCTCGATCTCCTCAGCCTCCGAAACACGGACACCAAAGATCGCGTTCAGAGCACCAAAGATCACCAGCGCCGCGAAGAAGGCGAAACCACAACCGGCAACCGTGCCGATCGCCTGCGTCACCAGCTGACCGCCGCCAGCCGTCTCGCCGGCAGCATCACCATAAATCGCCCCGGCGAACAGACCGTTGACACCCCACAGGCCGCAGCAGAGCGTGCCGTAGATGCCGCAGGTGCCGTGCACCGAGATCGCACCGACCGGGTCGTCGATCTTGAACTGGTCAAGAAGGACCACCGAGAAGTAAACCAGCACGCCGGAAATACCGCCGACGAGCACCAGAGCCTCGATCCAGTGAGGCGTGTCCGGACCGGCCGTAATGCCGACCAGACCCGCAAGAATGCCGTTGAGCGCCATCGTCAGGTCAGGCTTGCCGCCGACAACCCACGACACGATCGCGGCCGCCAGACCGCCACCACACGCAGCAAGCGTCGTCGTGACCAACACATACGAAACGCCCGCGGGATCAGCACTCAGCTCCGAACCACCGTTGAAGCCGAACCAGCCGAACCACAGAAGGAACACACCGATGGTCGCCAGCGGCATGCTGTGACCCGGGATCGGCTGAACACTGCCATCCTTCGCGAACTTGCCCAGGCGGGGGCCCAGGATGATCGCACACGCCAGGGCACCCGCGCCACCCACGCCGTGCACCAGCGTCGAGCCAGCGAAGTCAGCAAAACCTAATTCGGCTAACCGGCCGCCGCCCCAGTGCCACGAGCCGACGATGCAGTAAATCACGCCCGCGAACGGGATACAGAAAATCAGGAAGGGCAGCAGCTTCACGCGACCCGCCACCGCACCCGAAACAATCGTGCAGCACGTCGCCGCAAACATCGCCTGGAAGAAGAAGTCCGTCCAGACCGTGTAACCCGGGTTGTAGTCCGGGCCGGTCGCCGCCTCGCCGAAGTAGTAACCGCCACCGCCACCGATGCCGGTGCCGAAGGCGAACACGCCCTCAACGATCCACTCGCCCGGGTACATGATCGCCCAGCCGCACAACGCGTACATCACGATGCCGATCATCACGATCATCACGTTCTTGAACAGAATATTGACCGTGTTCTTCGCCCGCGTCAGACCCGACTCCACACACGCAAAACCCAGGTGCATGATGAACACGAGCATGCCCGCAATCATGATCCACAGGTTGTTCGCCTTGAAATCAGTCAGGTTGTAAAGCACCGACGCCGGATTCCCGTCGTCGTCCTCACCGACCGCGTAACTGTACTCCCCCTGCAACACCTCCGGGATCGCCTCATTCAGTGCGTCGACCTCAGCCTGCACCTCCTCGAGGGTCGGTACCGCCTCCGCGGCTTCCTGTGCGAATGCCCCCTGACTCATTACCACCAGTGCGGTAAGGGCCAGGAGCGGGATGAGCCATCCCCTGATGCGTTCCAACATGCGAACTCTCCTTTACGTGTTCGGACCTGTGAGATCACCACCCTGACGCAGGCGTGACTCGATTCGAGCAGAATAAAACGTTCATGCCTAGTTTGCAAGCGAGTGATTTCAAAAACGCTCAATATTTAGGCATATTACATAAGACCCGTCTGATTCTTATGCGTTTGCCCCGGACGCCTCGACCGTGGTGAAAAAAAGCGGACACCCTACGAGGGTGCCCGCTCATCGCCCCCCAAGACCGTCTCGGGGGTGGCCTGCGTCCTGAATTTGTGCCCGGTGCCCGCCATCCCTTGGCGGCTCCGGGTGTCGCTGGCTTCGTGCCGCCGACGCCACACATAGTGCAACACCCGGACCACAACGTCCCAGAACCCGAAATTAAAACCTCAGACACCCTTTAATCATCTCCATTCTCCTGACATACAAACACTTACATCCCTCCATATTTTCGCGCACTTTCTCGCTCATCACCCACACCCCCTCCAGACCACACCCAGAACTGCGCGCTCAATAGTCATTCTCTGAGGCATTGCCTAAATATCAGACGAACCCGACCCGCGAAAATCAACCCGCATCCCGACCTTCCGCGTGCGAAACCATACAGTTCAGGTCACAATGTCCCCTGAACAAACCCCCTCCTGTGTCAGACCATCGAATCGAGGTGTGCACGTGATTCATCATGCCGTTCTTCGGGGCTGTGCCGCAGCACTCGCCATCCTCACCCTCAACCTCAACGTCTACGCCCAGGCCAGCGAACAGCCCGCCGCCGTCCGACTCGACTGGCAGGCACTCCTGCTCGACCCACGCGTCGCCCAGCCGCAGGTCAGTGACCCCGTCTGGCAACTCAACCCCCGCCCAGGCCGCA
Coding sequences within:
- a CDS encoding WcaF family extracellular polysaccharide biosynthesis acetyltransferase, with the protein product MIDVMIITYNESLNLPHCIGSVRSWASRVFVVDSGSTDGTQEIATEMGAELVHHDWEGYARQKNWGLRSLPFVSDWILILDADEVITEKLRDRILEVARQPTGRVAENGYFINRVTYFMDKPIRHCGYFPSWNMRLLKRGRAFYEDRAVHEHMVVDDPVGYINEPMLHNDRRGLEHFIAKHNRYSTLEAQQLFHEYITHASDDQANLTDETRRRRWLKRNMMHRMPFPWLWRFIYMFFFRLGFLDGRTGFDFCKLIATYDGMVALKFRYIMSQAKQAGFEPAKAMQWSGGTLAVPEGDTLTAPPTMPLPDDEPDPVEGTLRQLPPDPSQDGSHRGPAMQTQPESSPWTFREKVARAAWMLIGKPIFRLTFHNWYGLRAWLLRRFGATVGRRVAIRPSVNIEVPWMLEIQDDATVGDYAILYSLGKITIGRRSIVSQYAHICAGTHDYTNPSFPLLRTPILINEDVWIGADVYIGPGVEVGRLTVVGARSSVYKDLPEGQVCVGNPARAIKERVLR
- a CDS encoding ammonium transporter, which encodes MLERIRGWLIPLLALTALVVMSQGAFAQEAAEAVPTLEEVQAEVDALNEAIPEVLQGEYSYAVGEDDDGNPASVLYNLTDFKANNLWIMIAGMLVFIMHLGFACVESGLTRAKNTVNILFKNVMIVMIGIVMYALCGWAIMYPGEWIVEGVFAFGTGIGGGGGYYFGEAATGPDYNPGYTVWTDFFFQAMFAATCCTIVSGAVAGRVKLLPFLIFCIPFAGVIYCIVGSWHWGGGRLAELGFADFAGSTLVHGVGGAGALACAIILGPRLGKFAKDGSVQPIPGHSMPLATIGVFLLWFGWFGFNGGSELSADPAGVSYVLVTTTLAACGGGLAAAIVSWVVGGKPDLTMALNGILAGLVGITAGPDTPHWIEALVLVGGISGVLVYFSVVLLDQFKIDDPVGAISVHGTCGIYGTLCCGLWGVNGLFAGAIYGDAAGETAGGGQLVTQAIGTVAGCGFAFFAALVIFGALNAIFGVRVSEAEEIEGLDLGEHDMSAYPDFQFTYIKSYHAREI
- a CDS encoding LbetaH domain-containing protein, whose translation is MDESGPESRSESDHNETTNLCQRLDRTQPYPYPRSAYLARTLWQLVQTLLIRPSPPRCYAWRRFWLRRFGATIPATAGTRPSTTIMHPWLLELGEYTLLGDRVRVYNLGKITLGSHTVVSQDAHLCAGTHDYQTPELPLIRSTITIGSGVWVCADAFIGPGVTVHDNAVVGARAVVTEDVPHAAIVAGNRAKVIRQRTMHP
- a CDS encoding P-II family nitrogen regulator, encoding MRMIESVIRPSALPVITSKLAELGIYGATALECKGFGKQKGHTERYRGGRMDVGFVPKVMLKVAVKEEDVDKAIEAITSSSRSGNVGDGKIFVYALDKVVRIRTGESDNDAL